A stretch of Gossypium hirsutum isolate 1008001.06 chromosome A06, Gossypium_hirsutum_v2.1, whole genome shotgun sequence DNA encodes these proteins:
- the LOC107962034 gene encoding folylpolyglutamate synthase, which translates to MAKGGSMESAADRYQSTLDALSSLITKKSRADKSNKGDRYDLLFDYLKILELDEAISQLKIIHVAGTKGKGSTCTFAESILRNCGFRTGLFTSPHLIDVRERFRLDGLEISEEKFLEYFWWCYDRLKEETNDDVPMPTYFRFLALLAFKIFAAEQVDVAILEVGLGGRFDATNVVEKPIVCGISSLGYDHMEILGNTLGEIAGEKAGIFKHEIPAFTVPQPDEAMHVLEEKASKLNVNLQVAHPLNVNLLNGLKLALEGEHQYLNAGLAVALCSTWLQRTGHPIINFNQTGPLPEPFIKGLTTASLQGRAQIVPDIESPGNLVFYLDGAHSPESMEACARWFSLCTRDDNHLSNLNYQPQQHMDEGSKKDTAQILLFNCMSVRDPQLLLPRLMRTCASHGVCFKKALFVPNISVYHKVGSQALPTIDPQVDLSWQFALQRAWESLMQSDKGGEPSNTDQACEEMKDDTGMSVMGCKNSSIFSSLPSAIKWLRDTAQKDRFVRFQVLVTGSLHLVGDVLRLIKK; encoded by the exons ATGGCCAAag GAGGATCGATGGAGTCTGCGGCGGATCGATACCAATCGACGTTGGATGCCTTGTCGTCGTTGATAACGAAAAAGAGCCGTGCTGACAAGAGTAATAAAGGGGACCGCTACGACTTGCTCTTTGATTATTTGAAa ATTTTGGAACTGGATGAGGCAATTTCACAGTTGAAAATCATCCATGTTGCTGGCACTAAAGGAAAG GGATCAACATGCACGTTTGCTGAATCTATATTACGTAATTGTGGGTTTCGAACTGGACTTTTCACATCTCCTCATCTTATTGATGTTCGTGAAAGGTTTCGACTGGATGG TTTGGAGATAAGTGAGGAGAAATTCTTGGAATATTTCTGGTGGTGCTATGATAGGCTGAAG GAAGAAACCAATGATGATGTACCAATGCCTACATACTTTCGCTTCCTGGCCTTGCTTGCCTTTAAGATATTTGCAGCAGAGCAG GTTGATGTTGCAATTCTGGAGGTTGGTTTGGGTGGAAGGTTTGATGCAACCAATGTg GTTGAAAAACCTATTGTGTGTGGTATAtcttcccttgggtatgatcacATGGAGATTCTTG GAAATACTCTGGGAGAAATTGCTGGGGAGAAGGCTGGTATTTTTAAG CATGAAATCCCGGCCTTTACTGTACCTCAACCTGATGAGGCAATGCATGTGCttgaagagaaagcttcaaagtTGAAT GTAAACCTTCAAGTAGCACATCCACTAAATGTGAATTTGCTGAATGGTCTAAAACTTGCACTTGAAGGTGAACATCAATATTTGAATGCTGGTCTTGCTGTTGCACTGTGTTCTACTTGGCTTCAGAGGACTGGTCATCCTATTATCAATTTCAATCAAACA GGTCCATTACCTGAACCATTTATTAAGGGCCTAACCACAGCAAGTTTGCAAGGGCGGGCTCAGATTGTCCCTGACATTGAAAGCCCTGGAAATCTGGTTTTTTATTTGGATGGAGCCCACAGTCCTGAAAGCATGGAAGCGTGTGCAAGGTGGTTTTCTCTTTGCACTAGGGATGATAATCACCTATCTAACCTGAATTATCAGCCGCAGCAGCATATGGATGAAGGATCTAAGAAGGATACTGCCCAG ATTCTGCTATTCAATTGTATGTCAGTGCGAGATCCTCAGTTGCTTCTGCCTCGCTTGATGAGGACATGTGCCAGCCATG GTGTCTGCTTCAAGAAGGCTCTCTTTGTGCCAAACATATCCGTGTATCACAAGGTTGGATCCCAGGCTTTACCCACAATTGATCCTCAAGTTGATTTGTCATGGCAATTTGCTCTTCAAAGAGCATGGGAAAGCCTTATGCAGAGTGATAAAG GAGGGGAGCCCAGTAACACAGACCAAGCTTGTGAAGAAATGAAAGATGATACAGGAATGAGCGTTATGGGTTGTAAAAACAGTTCTATCTTTTCTTCTCTACCATCAGCTATTAAATGGCTCAGGGATACTGCCCAGAAGGATCGATTTGTTCGTTTTCAG GTCCTTGTAACTGGTTCCTTGCATCTCGTTGGTGATGTCTTGAGATTAATCAAGAAATAA
- the LOC107962033 gene encoding eukaryotic translation initiation factor 3 subunit G yields MYSVVHFTAGSLNMPIDKSDPDPNPNQSKASKFRWGELEEDDNLDFLLPPKEVIGPDENGIKKVIEYKFNDEGNKVKITTTTRVRKLAKARLNKRALERRNWEKFGDAVREDVGSRLTMVSTEEIILERPRTPGTKAEEIKVPGDSLAQLSKGGAVLMVCRTCGKKGDHWTSKCPYKDLAAPVETFVDKPVASEASVAASGSGKGAYVPPSMRAGAERTAGSDMRRRNDENSVRVTNLSEDTREPDLLELFRPFGAVTRVYVAMDQKTGTSRGFGFVNFVNREDAQRAINKLNGYGYDNLILRVEWATPRAN; encoded by the exons ATGTATAGTGTCGTTCACTTCACAGCAGGCTCTTTAAACATGCCGATCGACAAATCCGACCCGGACCCGAACCCGAACCAATCTAAAGCGAGCAAATTTCGATGGGGGGAGCTAGAGGAAGACGACAATCTTGACTTTTTGTTACCGCCCAAGGAAGTGATCGGACCTGATGAAAACGGGATCAAGAAAGTGATCGAATACAAGTTCAACGACGAAGGCAATAAGGTGAAAATAACGACGACGACCCGAGTCCGAAAGCTAGCCAAGGCCCGATTGAATAAACGGGCTCTGGAGAGAAGGAATTGGGAGAAATTCGGTGATGCCGTGCGTGAAGATGTGGGGAGTCGCCTCACCATGGTTTCCACTGAAGAAATCATTCTCGAACGACCTAGAACCCCTG GTACGAAAGCCGAAGAAATAAAGGTACCAGGGGACAGCTTGGCTCAGCTAAGCAAAGGTGGTGCTGTTCTCATGGTGTGCCGCACATGTGGTAAGAAAGGTGATCACTGGACTTCCAAATGTCCATACAAGGATCTTGCTGCTCCGGTTGAAACCTTTGTCGATAAACCTGTGGCATCTGAGGCCTCTGTGGCTGCTTCTGGATCTGGAAAGGGAGCTTATGTTCCACCAAGCATGAGAGCAGGTGCCGAGAGAACTGCTGGATCAGATATGAGACGTAGGAATGATGAAAACTCAGTGAGGGTAACAAACTTATCTGAGGATACACGGGAACCCGACTTGCTTGAGCTATTCCGTCCATTTGGTGCCGTGACTCGCGTGTATGTTGCTATGGATCAGAAGACGGGCACAAGTCGAGGCTTCGGTTTTGTTAACTTTGTAAATCGAGAGGATGCACAAAGAGCTATTAACAAGCTCAATGGCTACGGTTACGACAATCTCATCCTTCGAGTTGAATGGGCCACACCAAGAGCAAACTAG
- the LOC107962032 gene encoding BTB/POZ and MATH domain-containing protein 3 isoform X1 translates to MKKRKKSNMEDFKDSESKSVSETVNGSHQFTIKGYSLAKGMGAGKCIQSDIFTVGGYDWAIYFYPDGKNPEDSAMYVSVFIALASEGTDVRALFELTLVDQSGKGKHKVHSHFDRALESGPYTLKYRGSMWGYKRFFRRTTLESSDYIKDDCLIMNCTVGVVRTRLEGPKLSSIPVPPSDMGQNLRALLESEVGCDIMFQVGDETFKAHKLILAARSPVFKAQFFGLVGDPNLDKIVVKDFEPSIFKAMLLFIYTDKLPDVQEIVDSTSMCTSTNMVQHLLAAADLYNLDRLKVLCEAKLCEELNADTVATTLALAEQHHCAQLKAICLKFAATPSNLGAVMQSEGFKHLEECCPSLLSEMLKAFASSEESSSLLSSRKRSVSSVYGMDLAAEGPAAEPMNPNGRRVRRR, encoded by the exons atgaaaaaaagaaagaaaagcaacATGGAAGATTTCAAGGATTCGGAATCGAAATCGGTGAGTGAGACGGTGAACGGGTCACACCAATTCACGATCAAGGGTTACTCGTTGGCGAAAGGGATGGGTGCCGGGAAATGTATACAAAGCGATATTTTTACGGTTGGAGGCTACGATTGGGCGATTTATTTTTACCCCGACGGTAAAAATCCGGAGGATAGTGCGATGTATGTTTCGGTTTTCATTGCCTTGGCTAGCGAAGGTACGGATGTTCGAGCGCTTTTCGAGCTCACCCTTGTTGACCAGAGCGGGAAAGGGAAGCATAAGGTTCATAGTCACTTTGACAGAGCGTTGGAGAGTGGGCCTTATACGTTGAAGTACAGAGGAAGCATGTG GGGCTACAAACGATTCTTTAGAAGAACAACTTTAGAAAGTTCTGACTACATTAAGGATGATTGCCTAATCATGAACTGCACTGTTGGAGTAGTCAGAACTCGCCTTGAGGGACCAAAACTGTCTTCTATTCCTGTACCGCCATCAGACATGGGTCAGAATCTTAGAGCTTTGTTAGAATCCGAAGTTGGGTGTGATATAATGTTTCAAGTTGGTGATGAGACATTTAAAGCACATAAGTTGATCCTTGCTGCACGTTCACCTGTTTTTAAAGCACAGTTTTTTGGGCTCGTTGGGGACCCTAACTTggataaaatagtagtaaaagaTTTTGAGCCTTCTATCTTCAAG GCAATGCTCTTGTTTATTTATACCGACAAGCTTCCTGATGTACAAGAAATTGTAGACTCCACATCTATGTGTACATCTACCAACATGGTTCAGCATCTTTTGGCTGCTGCTGATCTGTACAATTTAGATAGACTCAAAGTGTTGTGTGAGGCAAAATTGTGTGAAGAACTTAATGCTGATACGGTGGCAACAACCCTTGCACTTGCTGAGCAGCACCATTGTGCACAGCTTAAGGCCATATGTTTAAAATTTGCTGCAACTCCGTCAAACTTGGGAG CGGTGATGCAATCAGAAGGGTTCAAGCACTTGGAGGAATGTTGTCCATCTTTGTTATCGGAGATGTTGAAGGCCTTTGCATCCAGCGAGGAGAGCTCGAGTCTGCTTTCAAGTCGGAAGAGGAGTGTCAGCAGTGTATACGGGATGGATCTTGCAGCAGAAGGTCCAGCAGCAGAACCGATGAATCCAAATGGCAGGCGAGTTCGGAGACGTTGA
- the LOC107962032 gene encoding BTB/POZ and MATH domain-containing protein 3 isoform X2: protein MKKRKKSNMEDFKDSESKSVSETVNGSHQFTIKGYSLAKGMGAGKCIQSDIFTVGGYDWAIYFYPDGKNPEDSAMYVSVFIALASEGTDVRALFELTLVDQSGKGKHKVHSHFDRALESGPYTLKYRGSMWGYKRFFRRTTLESSDYIKDDCLIMNCTVGVVRTRLEGPKLSSIPVPPSDMGQNLRALLESEVGCDIMFQVGDETFKAHKLILAARSPVFKAQFFGLVGDPNLDKIVVKDFEPSIFKAMLLFIYTDKLPDVQEIVDSTSMCTSTNMVQHLLAAADLYNLDRLKVLCEAKLCEELNADTVATTLALAEQHHCAQLKAICLKFAATPSNLGGACSKYYRCKFQR from the exons atgaaaaaaagaaagaaaagcaacATGGAAGATTTCAAGGATTCGGAATCGAAATCGGTGAGTGAGACGGTGAACGGGTCACACCAATTCACGATCAAGGGTTACTCGTTGGCGAAAGGGATGGGTGCCGGGAAATGTATACAAAGCGATATTTTTACGGTTGGAGGCTACGATTGGGCGATTTATTTTTACCCCGACGGTAAAAATCCGGAGGATAGTGCGATGTATGTTTCGGTTTTCATTGCCTTGGCTAGCGAAGGTACGGATGTTCGAGCGCTTTTCGAGCTCACCCTTGTTGACCAGAGCGGGAAAGGGAAGCATAAGGTTCATAGTCACTTTGACAGAGCGTTGGAGAGTGGGCCTTATACGTTGAAGTACAGAGGAAGCATGTG GGGCTACAAACGATTCTTTAGAAGAACAACTTTAGAAAGTTCTGACTACATTAAGGATGATTGCCTAATCATGAACTGCACTGTTGGAGTAGTCAGAACTCGCCTTGAGGGACCAAAACTGTCTTCTATTCCTGTACCGCCATCAGACATGGGTCAGAATCTTAGAGCTTTGTTAGAATCCGAAGTTGGGTGTGATATAATGTTTCAAGTTGGTGATGAGACATTTAAAGCACATAAGTTGATCCTTGCTGCACGTTCACCTGTTTTTAAAGCACAGTTTTTTGGGCTCGTTGGGGACCCTAACTTggataaaatagtagtaaaagaTTTTGAGCCTTCTATCTTCAAG GCAATGCTCTTGTTTATTTATACCGACAAGCTTCCTGATGTACAAGAAATTGTAGACTCCACATCTATGTGTACATCTACCAACATGGTTCAGCATCTTTTGGCTGCTGCTGATCTGTACAATTTAGATAGACTCAAAGTGTTGTGTGAGGCAAAATTGTGTGAAGAACTTAATGCTGATACGGTGGCAACAACCCTTGCACTTGCTGAGCAGCACCATTGTGCACAGCTTAAGGCCATATGTTTAAAATTTGCTGCAACTCCGTCAAACTTGGGAGGTGCGTGTTCAAAATACTACCGGTGCAAATTCCAG CGGTGA